Genomic window (Vampirovibrionales bacterium):
TCTGGCGCTGCTGGCCCTGTCGAGTTATCACGATCATTATCCACGTTTGTTAATTGTGATTGTGCCCATCGCGCTCAGCGCGCTTCTGGGCCCATGGGCTCTGTCACGTTCACGGGCGATGCCATGGGGCGCGGGCGCGCTCGCCTTGACGTTATGGCTTTCCAATACGACATCCCTTCTTACGTTTCGCCCTCTGATACCGCCCTGGATCTCGCAGGCGGGCATGACAGCCATTCTCGCCCCAGCGTCTAAGCCCATGCGACTCTGGAGCGACAATCTGGACGACAGCTATATTTACGCGCTGCAGTCGCCTACGCAGATTCTGGACGCGTTTGTTCAACTGCCCGCGGACAAACTCCCTAAAGGACCCTATACGCCCGAGATGCTTACCGCGTTGTTCAGCCACAAGGCCGAGACGCTGCGACGCCTGCTGATTGCGCGCGGCGTAACGCATGTGATTCTCAATCGCGCCGCCGTGGTCAAGACGCGCGGTTTGAACTATGGCCGCGTGAGCAAACTCGACCCGGCGGGATCGCTGCTGCTTCAGCGCTACGGCGGCGAGTTCACGCTTCTGGCAACCACGCCTGACGGGGTATCCAGCTTATATCGATTCGAGCCCCGTTTGTAAATATGAGCCGGCTCACATGCGTCCAAAACGCCCTGACAGCCTGAAAATAAAAGCCAAAAGCCCGACACGTTTTGTTACGGTTCTTAATATACCCGCTAGTTTTTTGTTGACGCGTGGCCGGTTAGTGTACATAATACACACATCGAAGCTTAGTGTCGCTAGTACACATAGCACTTTAAGCGACTCAAGACAAGATGCCCCAACAAGAGATACAGGACCATGACTACGCTGACCTCCTCCAGACCCGTCGCATTCTCTGTTCGCACCACGCCTTTTTTCGGGCGCGCCGTTGCGGAACGTCCGGTGGTCTCGCCTCACTTTGGCGCAAACCAACGGAAGGCCTCTATTGAAAAGCCCGAGATAGATAGATTTTTGGAGAATCCCGCCATACTGGTTCTACCCGTGCAGGTCCACTCTGATACTGGCTTTAACCTGTTTGCATAGCCCCCCTATCACTGTCCCGTAAATTTAATTTTTTGGACAGCGAGGATCCGGTGAATCGGATCCTTTTTTATTGCCTTGTCTCAGTTTGACGGCGAGGCCGCAGGCGTTGATGACTGGCCTTGCCGAAACCCTGAAGCCGCGCCGAGAAACAACGCAACCGGTTCGCCCACAACAGGATACAGGCGTCCAATCGAATACGCGGCCCCCGCGCTCGCCAACGCCGCCATGAGGGGAGACTGCTGGACCCAAGGCGCGCCCGCGGCATTCACAGACGCCTGACGGCTCGCCGCCAGCACAGCCGACTGAGACGACAACAGGGTCTGCGCAATAACGCCTGGATTGAAAATCAACAGGTACAGCCCCATAGAAACGCTATAGCCAACCCAGTGAATCGTCATCAAGGCCAGAGCCCACCGCGCGGCCCTAAACAGGCGACGTGAGAAGCGAGGCGCAGAATCAGCAGGCGGCGTCATGGGCGGGGCGTCCTTTCAGGGGGATTATTTTATAATTTATATATAAATAAAAACACAGATATAAGGCCGCGTGCCCTCTCGTTTTTTACTGGGATGGCGGACGTCTTTGCCCTACACTGGCAAGGCGTCGTCAGCTTGTATCTGCGGGGAGCGCGGGGTTGTCGTTTTCGATTCTTGATCGTTTTATCCGAAAACCGCAGGTGATGGTGGAATTCGTCTGTTTTCGCCAGCAGGCGGCGGTGTTGGCGTATGATCTGGAGAATCGCCGTCGCCTGCGCCCCCTGTCTACGTGCCCAAGTCGGCGGATTCTGTTATTTGTAGCGCTGCGAGCCGACACCGACGTGACGCGTCTGTTTCGCGGCCTGATGCGAAAGGTCTTGCGGCAGAATCCCGCGATGCTCCACTCGCTACAGCCCTTTGCGCTACGCCTGATCTTACAGTCGCATCTGGATCAGATGCGGCGCGCGCATCCTGACAGCCGCCAGGCGATTGACGCATGTAAAATCTTTCTGCTCAACGAAGAGCGCTGCTACAGCCTGAACGAATCTGCCGACGAGGAGGTCACCCTGTATCGTCGCGGACAGGCGCTGACGTATCATCTGGGACCGGCGCATTTTTTGCCGATCGAGGCCAACGACGCCCTGCTCATCGCCTCGCCTACCGTCATGACGTTTCTGCAAGGTCACCGCGAATACAAGCGGCTGGATTCTTTCCAAGCGCTTGAGACCCTGTGCCAGACGCTGCAAGCCCGCTGCGGCGCAGGGCCGTTATGGGAAACCTCGGCCAATTATCTGGTCGCCTTCCGCTTTGCCAGCGTCGGCAAGCGACCGCCAGGCGAGCCCACCCGCAACGCCTTACGCGTCGGACGCTTAATGATGACGCTTCTGTACGGCGGCGCCGCCTTGCTGGCCGTCGGGCTGATCGTGTGGTTCTGGCTGTTACGCGGAGGCTGACGAGAGTATGGGGGCATCTTTGGGCGATATCATCAAAATAGGCCAGAAACTGGAAGTCACCGTCTGGTTGAGCGACGGCGCGGACGAAGAAGAGCTGGTCTTTCCCAGCTACGTCAAAGACTGGGATCCGCAGCAGGACTTGGCCTTGATTGACCCGGCCCCCGCGCGTCAAGACCAGATTATTCGCGCCTTTCTGCAACCGGGCGCCGTGGTGGGTATGGTGGCCGACAGTCCGCAGGGACGCGCCATTTTATATCCCGCGCTGCACCGCTATCAGGAAGGACGCCTGCAAGGCTACTGGCTCAAGATTTCCAATGAGACCCAGCGCGAAATCATCCAGCGGCGACGCCACGCGCGCGTGGCCACCATGATCCCCATCCAGGCCGAGTTGCTTGATTCGCAAACGCATCTGCCCAAAAGTGCGGCGATTCGCGGTAAGACGCACGATCTCAGCGGCGGCGGCGTGCGTTTTGCCTCACCCCAGCCGTTCGGAAAAGGCTACGAGTTACGGCTGCGCTTAGCGCTACAATCTGGCGATATTACGCTCATCGGGCGGGTGGTCTATCAAGCCGTCAACCCGAATCGCTTCGCCACCAGCGACGATCGGTACATCACTGCTGTGGAGTTCCTCGAATTAACGCCCACACAGGAACGCCTGCTCGTTAACGAGTGCTTCCGGCGCGAGCTTGAAAGCAAGAATCGTGAGAATCGGCGCTGAGTCGCCTCTGATCGCCTGATTTCGATAATCTTAATCTTTCCAGCCAGCGCGCGACGCCATGAAGGCGCAAGCGCCGCTTTATTTTTGTTTTTATTTAATTAAGGGCCACCATGCGACGCTGACGCCATGGCGCGACAGCCAAGCGTTTGGAGGCTCGACAAGGAGATGATCGTTCATGACAATCTCAATGAATCAGCTCCAGACGGATCGCGCCGCATTCCAGAGTCTCGCCAGGAAAGACGGGTTAAAGTTAGGAGAGATCCGCAAGCAGGCGCTTGCCGGACTACCACCCACTGCAACAGAAGAAGAAAAGCGCAGCGCTGTACAATCCGCTATTCAGAAAGCCGTTGACGCTTCCGGCGATCCCGAACTACAAGCCTCTCGCAGCAAACTTAATGAAGACCGCCAGCAAGCCAAAGCCGCCGGACTGTTTAAAGGGCGCGGCAAGCGGGGCCATGGCCCCCATGGCAAACCGCCCGGGGCGGCGGCAAACACGAATACGACTGTCAGCGAGGTCATTGCCAAAGGATCCAGCGCGACCGTGGCCGAAGTGGAAGAAGCCTTGAACGGCATGGATTCCACTAACGCCAATTACGCGACGCTTCGCTCGATGCTCGCCACGGCGCAGGCAAAAGAGCAGCGCCAGCAAACGACCACCGGTAATACGCTGAACGTCATGGCCTGAGCGCGCAAGCGTCAGGTACAGACAGCGCATCAAATAGAAAAGCCCCGCCGTGCGATGCTATGATAACGGCGTGAGAAAATTACGTATTTTTCAAGGGTTGCTCGCGTTGGCATTGGTCTTAGCATCGCTGACGGGAAGCGTCGGCGCGCCCGCAGACGGGGCGAGCCGAGCGAGAATTCCCGTTCAGGCGCCGCAGGCGATTCGCCAGAAGGGACTTCCCGCACTGGTCGAGTTCTACGCAACGTGGTGCAGCGCTTGCAAGCAATTGGAGCCGCAGCTTCAGGCGCTGGAAAAGCAAACGCTTGGCCGCCTGAGCATTACACGCATTGATGTGGATGACCCCGGCGCGCACGCGCTCACCGAAGCGTTCGGCATTCGCACGACGCCGTCGTATTATTTCTACGATCGAGACGGAGCGCTCTTTTTTCGCATGGATGACGCCGTCGTCCAAAGCGGATTACTGCGAGCCGTCGCGCTGGAGCTGAGCGGACAGGCGCCTGTTCTGGATCCATTGTCGGCCCAGGATGTTGCCGCCCTGGGGATTCCGCCGCAACGCGGCTTGCGACTGGCGGCTTTTCATCGCAAACTCTGCTCGCCCTGCGACGATGCGCAAGATATGCTCAAACAAGCCCGTAAGGCGCTGGGCGCCCGCGGCGATGTGGTCGAACTGGACACATCGCTTCCCGCCGTCCGCGCGTTGATGACCCGTTGGGGCGTCGCCAGCGCGCCTGCCTATGTCCTGATCGACGAAAACGGCGCCGCCCTGCTGACGATGCGCCGCGCCCTGGACAGCGACGATCGCGATTACATTACGCGCTTTATTCGTCTGTGGATAGCCGGTCGACCGTAAAGGCGATTTGCGGCGAGCAATCAAGCGCCTGCGCCAGCCGTTTCAACGCGTTCTCGGGATCATCGCAGGCGATGGCAATGGTTTTAAGGCGGCTGCTCTGGCCGCGCGTTACGCGCAGATGCGAAACAGGAAGATCGAGCGCCTTGGCCAGCAAGGCGAAAATAGCCTCGTTCGCCTTCCCGTCTTGCGGCGGAGCGCTGACGCGCACAGCCAGCCATGGCGCATCCGGGCGATATGGGCCCAGACCTTCACGCCGACTGCCCGGCGTGGCGCGCACCGGCAGATACGCCACCGACTTGCTCAGACGAACAGGGATACTCACCCAATTGGCTGCATCGTTTGGCCGCGAAAGCGCGATCAGTAACTAAAGCCGTTCGATCGCAGATGCAAGGCCGGCTCGCGACCCGCCTGCGCCTGATGACCGCGCACGACTTCCGCAATCAGCGTGAGGTGATCGCCGCCGCTGTCGACGGTGGATTTCACAACGCAATCCATGGCGGAAAGCGCCTCGCGCAACACCAGACCGCAATCGGTGCCATACGCGCTCACGCGATCGAATGCCTGGGGATTGTAGCGCGAGAACGTCTTCAGAAGCTCAGTGCTGCCCTGGGCCAGTACGTTAACCGTAAAACGGCCCGTCTTACGAATCAGTTGATACAGTTCACGCTCAGGATGCACGGCAACCATGACCGTGGGCGGATGAAAACCGGTTTGCTGGACCCACGAAGCCAGCATGCCTACCCGCGCCCCGGCGGATTCCGCCGTGATAATAAACAGGCCGCTGGGGATTTTACCCAACGCGTCGCCAATGGCCTCATCCTGATAAAATGCCGCTGATGCTGTCGCCGTCGTCATTGGTGTCGCCCTTCCTTAATTATTCCAGCACTATTGAAACGCCTGAACGCATGGTCTGAACACGTCTGCCATTATAATAAATTTCATCCGATCCCGAAAGCCGTCAATTTACGAGGCTCTTGCCCATGGACGTCGCGCAACTGCTCTTGAAAGCGCCGGTCTGCGGCGCGCGCCTGACGCGTCATGTCCTGGTCTGCACTGGCGCATCGTGCGCCGAACGCGACGGCGCGCTCACGCTGACGGCGTTTTACGAGGCGTTAGCCGCCTGCGGACGCCTCTACGGCAAACGCGGATCGCTTCAGGGCGATATTCTGGTCAGCGCATGCGCCTCGGTGGGCTTATGCGGCGTAGGGCCCGCCGTTCTGGTGTATCCCGACGGCATCTGGTATTACGGCGTGACGCCGCAAGATGTCGGCGAGATTGTCGAACGACATTTGCTGGGGGACACCCCAGTAGAACGTCTTATTGCCCGGCGTTTTCCGAAAACTGAGCGGCAGACGCCTTAATTGGCGCCAATCATACTCTTGCGATGGGCCTGTTCGGCATGAGCGCGCACGGCGGATAATTCACGCTCAACGTTTGATTTAATCATCCCGTTGGCGCCGGGCAGCGCCAGGCCGGGATCAATACTCAAGTGATAAATCAACAGGGTTCTCTCGCCGTTATCGACGGGAAGAAGCTTGTACTGCCCATTAAGCGCCGCGAAATCGCCCGAGATTCGCTTCAGCGAGAGATTCATCGCCTTTGGATTCTCGTTGACCCGTACCTGATAGCGAAAAGGAGGCAGCAGGCGCGAGGTTTGCATGTGGACATCCAGCGTTTTTTGCGCCCCCTGCGAACTCAGAACCCGACAGCGCCGGTACGCAGGAATAAAAGACGGCAATTGCGGATAGCTGGTAATGGTTTGCCAGACAAACGAGGGCGGCGCGTTAATGGCGTATCGCGCCGTCACCTGACGCAATTCCGTGCTGGATTTAGTGACGGTCACGGTATTGTCGGCAGCGGCGCAAGAAGCGCTCATGCCGGGGGACAAGGCCAACAGCAACGCGCCCGCAAAGGTCCAGATCATCGTGCCTGCGGCTCGCTGAGCAATCGATATCATCAACTGACTCCGTAAAAGCATACTGGACTCAATCTCTACCAGAATTTCAAACGACGCTTACTCGGAGTTTAATTATATATCAGGCAGGCGCCACAAAACCAGCGACCGAATCGCTTAACCGGACGCGCCGCCTGCAGCCTCTTCATGAACCGTATCAGACGGGCAGACGCGGTTTCTGCCTGCATTTTTAGCGCGGTACAATTGCTCATCCGCCGCAGAGAGCGCTTCTGAGATGAGTTCCCGCACGGGCCGTCCCAGTCCTTTGGCTGTGCTGGCCTGCGCCACGCCGATGCTCACGGTCGCATGAATCGCCTCATTATCGACGCCGACAATGGCCGTGTCTTCAATTTCCCGGCGTAAGCGCTCCATCAGGTCAAGCGCGGCGGCAAAGCCGGTATCTGGGAGCAGAACAGCGAACTCTTCTCCGCCGAAGCGGCAAACCATGTCGCTTTTACGAAGACTGGCGCGGATTTTACCCGCCAGCGTTCGCAGTGCGATATCGCCATTGAGATGCCCGTAAGCGTCATTCAGACGCTTGAAGTAATCGACATCGATCATGGCCGCGCACAGAGGCGACTGCTGACGCCGCGCGCGCTCCAGCTCGGATTCAAATCGATCGTAGAAGCCCCGGCGATTGGCCAGCGACGTCAGCTCGTCGGTGGTCGCAAGCTCCAGCGCCTTTTCCAGCACATGCGCGCGACTCAATGCCAGACCCGTCATCGCAGCGATTTCAACGGCAGTGCGAATCAACTCCGGCGACGGCGCGCGCTCGTCGGTGCGATACAGCGTCAGTACGCCCTGAATTCCCTCGCTGGACTGGCCAGAGACGGGATCCGGGTCTAAAATCGGCAACAGCGCGGCACCCGTCACCCGCAATTGCCGTAAACGGCGCAAGCCGAGCATCTCTTGAGTGGCGCGATCGGCGAGTTGCTCGCCTGAGAGATAGAGATAGCCGCCCGGCCTGGCATCGGCCGACAGCAGGCTCAACAGCGCAGGCAACTCTTTGAGTCGACGGCGTTTACTCTTAAGTCCCGCATGCAAGTAACTGCGAATTTGGCCCTGGCTGTATTCCATGAGGACTTCGGGCGAAATCGTCGCGCTGTCGGCAGACGCGCCACCACGCTCGAAACGAACGTATTGCCCCACGCTAAACCCTAACGAGTCGCAACAAGCCATCAGCGCGCTGGCCAGAACGCTTTCAACGTCCACCGCCGTCATCAGACGCTGGGCGGCGCGCAGGGCCTTTTCGCGCACGGACGCCAGCAGGCGATCTTGCCGACGCGACATCAGGCTGGCAAGCTTGACGGCCAGATAAGGCGCCATCAGCTCCAGCGCGAGTTCGCGCCACAGGGTGGCTTCAGCGCTTTCGTGCGTCGGGGCGGCAATGATCGCCAACCCGGTTAACCGGTCGCCGTCAAACAGATACGCATGTGACACAGGAGCGGCCTGGGCGAGATC
Coding sequences:
- a CDS encoding PilZ domain-containing protein, translating into MGASLGDIIKIGQKLEVTVWLSDGADEEELVFPSYVKDWDPQQDLALIDPAPARQDQIIRAFLQPGAVVGMVADSPQGRAILYPALHRYQEGRLQGYWLKISNETQREIIQRRRHARVATMIPIQAELLDSQTHLPKSAAIRGKTHDLSGGGVRFASPQPFGKGYELRLRLALQSGDITLIGRVVYQAVNPNRFATSDDRYITAVEFLELTPTQERLLVNECFRRELESKNRENRR
- a CDS encoding (2Fe-2S) ferredoxin domain-containing protein, with the protein product MDVAQLLLKAPVCGARLTRHVLVCTGASCAERDGALTLTAFYEALAACGRLYGKRGSLQGDILVSACASVGLCGVGPAVLVYPDGIWYYGVTPQDVGEIVERHLLGDTPVERLIARRFPKTERQTP
- a CDS encoding GGDEF domain-containing protein, with translation MASSFSGNAHQQFSPFPDAPAVEATAMPDSTKSPSGKALSSFLVADAAAMPFDLLQEEVRCARLFNLDLPEPLDQAIQALLAAMASFTRSQVNCILWFNAVSGHYICLNDLITPGARPRELRQVTTQAMEDLAQAAPVSHAYLFDGDRLTGLAIIAAPTHESAEATLWRELALELMAPYLAVKLASLMSRRQDRLLASVREKALRAAQRLMTAVDVESVLASALMACCDSLGFSVGQYVRFERGGASADSATISPEVLMEYSQGQIRSYLHAGLKSKRRRLKELPALLSLLSADARPGGYLYLSGEQLADRATQEMLGLRRLRQLRVTGAALLPILDPDPVSGQSSEGIQGVLTLYRTDERAPSPELIRTAVEIAAMTGLALSRAHVLEKALELATTDELTSLANRRGFYDRFESELERARRQQSPLCAAMIDVDYFKRLNDAYGHLNGDIALRTLAGKIRASLRKSDMVCRFGGEEFAVLLPDTGFAAALDLMERLRREIEDTAIVGVDNEAIHATVSIGVAQASTAKGLGRPVRELISEALSAADEQLYRAKNAGRNRVCPSDTVHEEAAGGASG
- a CDS encoding SRPBCC family protein; its protein translation is MISIAQRAAGTMIWTFAGALLLALSPGMSASCAAADNTVTVTKSSTELRQVTARYAINAPPSFVWQTITSYPQLPSFIPAYRRCRVLSSQGAQKTLDVHMQTSRLLPPFRYQVRVNENPKAMNLSLKRISGDFAALNGQYKLLPVDNGERTLLIYHLSIDPGLALPGANGMIKSNVERELSAVRAHAEQAHRKSMIGAN
- a CDS encoding DUF167 domain-containing protein, translating into MAYLPVRATPGSRREGLGPYRPDAPWLAVRVSAPPQDGKANEAIFALLAKALDLPVSHLRVTRGQSSRLKTIAIACDDPENALKRLAQALDCSPQIAFTVDRLSTDE
- a CDS encoding thioredoxin family protein, which produces MALVLASLTGSVGAPADGASRARIPVQAPQAIRQKGLPALVEFYATWCSACKQLEPQLQALEKQTLGRLSITRIDVDDPGAHALTEAFGIRTTPSYYFYDRDGALFFRMDDAVVQSGLLRAVALELSGQAPVLDPLSAQDVAALGIPPQRGLRLAAFHRKLCSPCDDAQDMLKQARKALGARGDVVELDTSLPAVRALMTRWGVASAPAYVLIDENGAALLTMRRALDSDDRDYITRFIRLWIAGRP
- a CDS encoding flavin reductase family protein; translation: MTTATASAAFYQDEAIGDALGKIPSGLFIITAESAGARVGMLASWVQQTGFHPPTVMVAVHPERELYQLIRKTGRFTVNVLAQGSTELLKTFSRYNPQAFDRVSAYGTDCGLVLREALSAMDCVVKSTVDSGGDHLTLIAEVVRGHQAQAGREPALHLRSNGFSY